Below is a genomic region from Burkholderia pseudomultivorans.
ACGGGCCGATGCGCGCGCCGCACCTCATGCGGCGCTACGCACCGGCATCGCTCACAGCATCTCCAGCGCACGCTTGCTGCGCGGTGCGCGGAAATACGCGTCGAGCTGCGCACGCTCGTCGTCGGTCAGCACGAGATCGAGCGCCGCGCGATTGTCGCGCACGTGTTCGAGCCGCGCCGCCTTCGGGATCGCGAACACGCCCGGCCGCGCAAGCACCCACGCGAGCGCCACGCGCATCACCGATACGCCGCGCTCGCGCGCGATCTCGTCGAGCGGCGAGCGCTTCGGCAGGCGCGCATGATCGACCGGGCTGTACGCCATCGCCGGCATGCGGTGATCGGCGAGCCACGGCAGCAGGTCGAATTCCGGGCCGCGCCGCGCGATGTTGTAGAGGACCTGGTTGGTCGCGCATGCGCCGCCGCCCGCCTCGTCGACGAGCTCGGCCATGTCGGCCGTATCGAAGTTGCTCACGCCCCAGTGACGGATCTTGCCGGCCTGCTTCAGCGCCTCGAACCCTTCGACCGTCTCCTCGAGCGGCACCGAGCCGCGCCAGTGCAGCAGGTACAGGTCGAGGCGGTCGGTGCGCAGGCGCTTGAGGCTCGCCTCGCACGCGGCGACCACGCCGCGCCGGCTCGCATGGTGCGGATAGACCTTGCTGACGAGGAACACCTCGTCGCGCAGGCCGTGCAGCGCTTCGCCGAGCAGGGTTTCGGTCGCGCCGTCGCCGTACATCTCGGCCGTATCGATCAGGGTCATCCCGAGCGCGATCCCTTCGCGCAACGCGGCGATCTCGTCGGCGCGCCGGGCCGGCCGCTCGCCCATTTCCCAGGTGCCCTGGCCGAGCTTCGGGATCGTCTCGCCGTCTGGCAACGCAACCGTGGCGATCGTGTCTGTCATGCGCTCCTCGCTGCGGATTCGTGGCCGCCCCATCGCGGCCGAAGCATGGAATACGACGCATCAGTGTAGTCAATCGGCGCGCGCGGCGCCTATTGCACGGCAAAAACCGGCTATAACGGCGCCGCACGATGACTTAGAATGGCCGCAACCTGATCGACACCCATCCCATGAAGGCACCCACGGACGACCGCTGGCAGGACCTGCGCCCCGACCCCGACAACGATACGCCGCTCTACCTGCAGCTCGCCCGCAAGCTCGGCGACGCGATCCACGACAACCGCTGGACGGCCGGCGAGGCACTGCCTTCGGAACGGGTGCTGTGCGATGCGCTCGGCGTGTCGCGCATCACCGCGCGCAAGGCGATCGCGCTGCTGGTCGAGCAGGGCTTGATCCGCCGGACGCAGGGCGCGGGCAACTTCATCCAGCCACGCTACGAAGATCCGCTGTCGCGGCTGTCGAGCTTCAGCGAGATGCTCGAGCGGCGCGGCTTCAAGCCGAGTTCGCAATGGCTCGCGCGCGAGATCCAGCCCGCCAACCGCGACGAAGTGATCCAGCTCGGGCTGTCGCCGGCCGCGTCGGTCACGCGCCTGAAGCGGCTGCGCCTTGCCGACGGCATCGTGATGGCGGTCGAGAACTCGACGTTCCCCGCAACGCTGATTCCCGATCCGCAGGCGATCGGCGGCTCGCTGTACAGCTATCTCGAAGCGCGCGGCACGCCGATCGTGCGCGCGCTCCAGCATTTCCGCGCGGTCAATGCGAGCGACGAGATCGCCGAGCAGATGGGCATCGCGCCGCACGACGCGCTGCTGCTGATCACGCGGATCGGCTATACGGCGGACCAGCGCGCGATCGAGCTGACCGATACCTACTGCCGCAACGACTACTACGACTTCGTCGTCGAGCTGCGCAAGTAAGTCGCATCCTGCATGCGCGCGCGCGACGCGGGAACGGGCGCCGGGCCGCCGGCACTCAGAGCCAGCACGCGTCGTCGGTGCCGAGCGGCACCGGCGGCCGCGCGAACGACGGCGGCGTCGCCGACAACCGCTCGGCCGGACGCACCGCGTCGATCGTGCCGAACGGCGACGCGATGCGGTCGATCCGGTCGCGCACGTCGGCAGGCGCGAGATCGGGCGCACCCGCGCCGTCCGGCACGAGGCCGAACGACTGCAGCCAGTGTCCGGTCTGCGCGAGCGACAGCCGCACGTGCCAGCTGCCCCCTTCACGCGCGCGGCGCGCGAGCGCGATCATCGCGCCGAACGCCGCCAGATACCCGGTCGCATGATCGAGCGCCTGGCACGGCAGATGACGCGGCCCGTTCGCGTGCGCGGCCTGCTGCTCGCGCCACGCGATCCCGCTCGCCGACTGCACGAGACTGTCGAAACCGCGCCGCTTCGCCCACGGCCCCGCGTGCCCGTACGCGGACACCGACACGCAGACGATCCCGGGCCGCTGCTGCGCCAGCGCCTGCGGCGCGAAGCCGCGCGCGGCGAGCGCGCCCGGGCGGTATGCCTGCAGGAACACGTCGGCGTCGCGCACGAGCCCGCGCAGCGTCTCGACGCCGGCCGCGTCGCGCAGGTCGATCCACGT
It encodes:
- a CDS encoding GntR family transcriptional regulator, with protein sequence MKAPTDDRWQDLRPDPDNDTPLYLQLARKLGDAIHDNRWTAGEALPSERVLCDALGVSRITARKAIALLVEQGLIRRTQGAGNFIQPRYEDPLSRLSSFSEMLERRGFKPSSQWLAREIQPANRDEVIQLGLSPAASVTRLKRLRLADGIVMAVENSTFPATLIPDPQAIGGSLYSYLEARGTPIVRALQHFRAVNASDEIAEQMGIAPHDALLLITRIGYTADQRAIELTDTYCRNDYYDFVVELRK
- a CDS encoding aldo/keto reductase — encoded protein: MTDTIATVALPDGETIPKLGQGTWEMGERPARRADEIAALREGIALGMTLIDTAEMYGDGATETLLGEALHGLRDEVFLVSKVYPHHASRRGVVAACEASLKRLRTDRLDLYLLHWRGSVPLEETVEGFEALKQAGKIRHWGVSNFDTADMAELVDEAGGGACATNQVLYNIARRGPEFDLLPWLADHRMPAMAYSPVDHARLPKRSPLDEIARERGVSVMRVALAWVLARPGVFAIPKAARLEHVRDNRAALDLVLTDDERAQLDAYFRAPRSKRALEML